One window from the genome of Salvelinus namaycush isolate Seneca chromosome 19, SaNama_1.0, whole genome shotgun sequence encodes:
- the LOC120064096 gene encoding guanylate-binding protein 1-like isoform X1: MDSPMCLVKNADGELCVEPEAIDYLMGLKQRVVVVAVVGLYRTGKSYLMNKLAQKKSGFALGATIQSKTKGIWMWCVPHPEKTDHTLVLLDTEGLGDVEKGDSKNDAWIFSLAILLSSTLVYNSQGTINNDAVEKLQYVNELTEMIKVKSSTDDKEEGEGTQFMQFFPNFVWTVRDFTLQLEIDGREITPDQYLENSLQLKKGTSKKINDYNFPRECIRNFFPSRKCFVFPSPTTPDNMQRLDSMDEAELSERFREVADTFCRFIFQESRTKTVIGGHTLTGEMAHVFPHTCLIAVLGHLVTTYVETIAKGNVPCLENAVLAMAKIENQAAVDEGLAVYQEGMEDVKALFPVDINQLSENQLCSEAQARQAFMKRSFKDENGEFLKALAEAIGNHNVNLFKQNKDASEKKCKALLENLSALMDQWVKKGTYTTPGGYELYCNHHDNIVAQYRAEPNKGVRAEEVLEQFLKGKSAESNSILQADKKMTEKEKEIQAEKMKTAELEHEKAAFKEQQAEMERTIENNRIRQEKYLKEKMEKEKKQEQQEFNRTLDRRMQEQKDLLEKGHKEKAELMRQEILEIKKNNQLEREANAQNQKALQELFKQQAEGQSREREMFMRDLNNRSQAPAQVVERLVPQQPCILM; the protein is encoded by the exons ATGGACTCCCCAATGTGCCTCGTTAAAAACGCCGATGGAGAGCTTTGCGTAGAACCTGAGGCCATCGACTACCTGATGGGACTGAAACAGCGAGTCGTAGTTGTGGCGGTGGTCGGGCTGTATCGCACCGGAAAGTCCTACCTCATGAACAAGCTGGCTCAGAAGAAAAGTG GTTTTGCCCTTGGAGCCACCATCCAGTCCAAGACTAAGGGTATCTGGATGTGGTGTGTCCCTCATCCTGAAAAAACAGACCACACCCTGGTGCTGCTGGATACAGAGGGACTGGGGGATGTGGAGAAG GGGGATTCTAAGAATGATGCCTGGATCTTCTCCCTGGCCATTCTGTTAAGCAGTactctggtctacaacagtcaaGGGACCATCAACAATGATGCTGTGGAGAAGCTTCA ATATGTTAACGAGCTGACAGAGATGATCAAGGTGAAGTCTTCCACTGACGataaggaggaaggagagggcacCCAGTTTATGCAGTTCTTTCCTAATTTTGTGTGGACCGTCAGAGATTTCACTCTACAGCTCGAGATCGACGGCAGAGAAATCACTCCAGACCAGTATCTGGAGAATTCCCTGCAACTCAAGAAAG GTACTAGTAAAAAGATCAATGACTACAACTTCCCGCGAGAGTGCATCCGGAACTTCTTCCCCTCACGCAAGTGTTTTGTGTTCCCCTCCCCTACAACTCCTGACAACATGCAACGACTGGACTCCATGGACGAGGCTGAGCTGTCTGAAAGATTCAGAGAGGTCGCAGATACTTTCTGCCGCTTCATTTTCCAGGAGAGCCGTACGAAGACTGTTATAGGGGGACACACATTGACCGGAGAGA TGGCACATGTTTTTCCTCACACCTGTCTGATTGCAGTGCTGGGGCACTTGGTCACCACCTATGTGGAGACCATAGCCAAAGGCAATGTGCCTTGTCTGGAGAATGCTGTGTTGGCCATGGCTAAAATTGAGAACCAGGCTGCTGTGGATGAGGGCCTGGCGGTGTACCAGGAGGGAATGGAGGATGTGAAGGCCTTATTCCCGGTGGACATCAATCAGCTGTCAGAGAACCAGCTTTGCTCAGAGGCCCAGGCCAGACAGGCGTTTATGAAGCGATCCTTCAAAGACGAAAATGGGGAATTCTTGAAAGCTCTTGCG GAGGCCATTGGCAACCACAACGTCAACCTTTTCAAACAGAACAAGGATGCCTCTGAGAAGAAGTGCAAGGCCCTTCTGGAGAATCTGTCTGCTCTGATGGATCAGTGGGTGAAGAAGGGGACGTACACCACACCAGGAGGCTATGAGCTTTACTGCAATCACCATGACAACATAGTGGCACAGTACCGGGCCGAGCCCAACAAAGGAGTCAGG GCTGAGGAGGTTCTGGAGCAGTTCCTGAAGGGAAAGAGTGCAGAGTCCAACTCCATCCTGCAAGCTGACAAAAAAATGACTGAAAAAGAGAAGGAAATCCAAG CTGAGAAGATGAAAACAGCTGAGCTGGAGCACGAGAAGGCAGCATTCAAGGAGCAACAGGCAGAGATGGAGCGCACCATTGAGAACAATCGCATTCGCCAGGAGAAGTACTTGAAGGAGAagatggagaaggagaagaagcaAGAGCAGCAGGAGTTCAACAGGACCCTGGACCGCAGGATGCAGGAGCAGAAAGATCTCCTGGAGAAGGGCCATAAGGAGAAGGCTGAGCTGATGAGACAAGAGATCTTGGAGATTAAGAAGAATAATCAATTGGAAAGGGAAGCCAATGCCCAGAATCAGAAGGCTCTGCAGGAATTATTCAAGCAGCAGGCTGAgggacagagtagagagagggaaatGTTCATGAGGGACCTCAACAATAGATCACAGGCCCCCGCTCAAGTTGTTGAACGACTTGTTCCTCAACAGCCCTGTATCCTAATGTGA
- the LOC120064096 gene encoding guanylate-binding protein 1-like isoform X2 — protein sequence MDSPMCLVKNADGELCVEPEAIDYLMGLKQRVVVVAVVGLYRTGKSYLMNKLAQKKSGFALGATIQSKTKGIWMWCVPHPEKTDHTLVLLDTEGLGDVEKGDSKNDAWIFSLAILLSSTLVYNSQGTINNDAVEKLQYVNELTEMIKVKSSTDDKEEGEGTQFMQFFPNFVWTVRDFTLQLEIDGREITPDQYLENSLQLKKGTSKKINDYNFPRECIRNFFPSRKCFVFPSPTTPDNMQRLDSMDEAELSERFREVADTFCRFIFQESRTKTVIGGHTLTGEMLGHLVTTYVETIAKGNVPCLENAVLAMAKIENQAAVDEGLAVYQEGMEDVKALFPVDINQLSENQLCSEAQARQAFMKRSFKDENGEFLKALAEAIGNHNVNLFKQNKDASEKKCKALLENLSALMDQWVKKGTYTTPGGYELYCNHHDNIVAQYRAEPNKGVRAEEVLEQFLKGKSAESNSILQADKKMTEKEKEIQAEKMKTAELEHEKAAFKEQQAEMERTIENNRIRQEKYLKEKMEKEKKQEQQEFNRTLDRRMQEQKDLLEKGHKEKAELMRQEILEIKKNNQLEREANAQNQKALQELFKQQAEGQSREREMFMRDLNNRSQAPAQVVERLVPQQPCILM from the exons ATGGACTCCCCAATGTGCCTCGTTAAAAACGCCGATGGAGAGCTTTGCGTAGAACCTGAGGCCATCGACTACCTGATGGGACTGAAACAGCGAGTCGTAGTTGTGGCGGTGGTCGGGCTGTATCGCACCGGAAAGTCCTACCTCATGAACAAGCTGGCTCAGAAGAAAAGTG GTTTTGCCCTTGGAGCCACCATCCAGTCCAAGACTAAGGGTATCTGGATGTGGTGTGTCCCTCATCCTGAAAAAACAGACCACACCCTGGTGCTGCTGGATACAGAGGGACTGGGGGATGTGGAGAAG GGGGATTCTAAGAATGATGCCTGGATCTTCTCCCTGGCCATTCTGTTAAGCAGTactctggtctacaacagtcaaGGGACCATCAACAATGATGCTGTGGAGAAGCTTCA ATATGTTAACGAGCTGACAGAGATGATCAAGGTGAAGTCTTCCACTGACGataaggaggaaggagagggcacCCAGTTTATGCAGTTCTTTCCTAATTTTGTGTGGACCGTCAGAGATTTCACTCTACAGCTCGAGATCGACGGCAGAGAAATCACTCCAGACCAGTATCTGGAGAATTCCCTGCAACTCAAGAAAG GTACTAGTAAAAAGATCAATGACTACAACTTCCCGCGAGAGTGCATCCGGAACTTCTTCCCCTCACGCAAGTGTTTTGTGTTCCCCTCCCCTACAACTCCTGACAACATGCAACGACTGGACTCCATGGACGAGGCTGAGCTGTCTGAAAGATTCAGAGAGGTCGCAGATACTTTCTGCCGCTTCATTTTCCAGGAGAGCCGTACGAAGACTGTTATAGGGGGACACACATTGACCGGAGAGA TGCTGGGGCACTTGGTCACCACCTATGTGGAGACCATAGCCAAAGGCAATGTGCCTTGTCTGGAGAATGCTGTGTTGGCCATGGCTAAAATTGAGAACCAGGCTGCTGTGGATGAGGGCCTGGCGGTGTACCAGGAGGGAATGGAGGATGTGAAGGCCTTATTCCCGGTGGACATCAATCAGCTGTCAGAGAACCAGCTTTGCTCAGAGGCCCAGGCCAGACAGGCGTTTATGAAGCGATCCTTCAAAGACGAAAATGGGGAATTCTTGAAAGCTCTTGCG GAGGCCATTGGCAACCACAACGTCAACCTTTTCAAACAGAACAAGGATGCCTCTGAGAAGAAGTGCAAGGCCCTTCTGGAGAATCTGTCTGCTCTGATGGATCAGTGGGTGAAGAAGGGGACGTACACCACACCAGGAGGCTATGAGCTTTACTGCAATCACCATGACAACATAGTGGCACAGTACCGGGCCGAGCCCAACAAAGGAGTCAGG GCTGAGGAGGTTCTGGAGCAGTTCCTGAAGGGAAAGAGTGCAGAGTCCAACTCCATCCTGCAAGCTGACAAAAAAATGACTGAAAAAGAGAAGGAAATCCAAG CTGAGAAGATGAAAACAGCTGAGCTGGAGCACGAGAAGGCAGCATTCAAGGAGCAACAGGCAGAGATGGAGCGCACCATTGAGAACAATCGCATTCGCCAGGAGAAGTACTTGAAGGAGAagatggagaaggagaagaagcaAGAGCAGCAGGAGTTCAACAGGACCCTGGACCGCAGGATGCAGGAGCAGAAAGATCTCCTGGAGAAGGGCCATAAGGAGAAGGCTGAGCTGATGAGACAAGAGATCTTGGAGATTAAGAAGAATAATCAATTGGAAAGGGAAGCCAATGCCCAGAATCAGAAGGCTCTGCAGGAATTATTCAAGCAGCAGGCTGAgggacagagtagagagagggaaatGTTCATGAGGGACCTCAACAATAGATCACAGGCCCCCGCTCAAGTTGTTGAACGACTTGTTCCTCAACAGCCCTGTATCCTAATGTGA
- the LOC120064096 gene encoding guanylate-binding protein 1-like isoform X3, translating to MWCVPHPEKTDHTLVLLDTEGLGDVEKGDSKNDAWIFSLAILLSSTLVYNSQGTINNDAVEKLQYVNELTEMIKVKSSTDDKEEGEGTQFMQFFPNFVWTVRDFTLQLEIDGREITPDQYLENSLQLKKGTSKKINDYNFPRECIRNFFPSRKCFVFPSPTTPDNMQRLDSMDEAELSERFREVADTFCRFIFQESRTKTVIGGHTLTGEMAHVFPHTCLIAVLGHLVTTYVETIAKGNVPCLENAVLAMAKIENQAAVDEGLAVYQEGMEDVKALFPVDINQLSENQLCSEAQARQAFMKRSFKDENGEFLKALAEAIGNHNVNLFKQNKDASEKKCKALLENLSALMDQWVKKGTYTTPGGYELYCNHHDNIVAQYRAEPNKGVRAEEVLEQFLKGKSAESNSILQADKKMTEKEKEIQAEKMKTAELEHEKAAFKEQQAEMERTIENNRIRQEKYLKEKMEKEKKQEQQEFNRTLDRRMQEQKDLLEKGHKEKAELMRQEILEIKKNNQLEREANAQNQKALQELFKQQAEGQSREREMFMRDLNNRSQAPAQVVERLVPQQPCILM from the exons ATGTGGTGTGTCCCTCATCCTGAAAAAACAGACCACACCCTGGTGCTGCTGGATACAGAGGGACTGGGGGATGTGGAGAAG GGGGATTCTAAGAATGATGCCTGGATCTTCTCCCTGGCCATTCTGTTAAGCAGTactctggtctacaacagtcaaGGGACCATCAACAATGATGCTGTGGAGAAGCTTCA ATATGTTAACGAGCTGACAGAGATGATCAAGGTGAAGTCTTCCACTGACGataaggaggaaggagagggcacCCAGTTTATGCAGTTCTTTCCTAATTTTGTGTGGACCGTCAGAGATTTCACTCTACAGCTCGAGATCGACGGCAGAGAAATCACTCCAGACCAGTATCTGGAGAATTCCCTGCAACTCAAGAAAG GTACTAGTAAAAAGATCAATGACTACAACTTCCCGCGAGAGTGCATCCGGAACTTCTTCCCCTCACGCAAGTGTTTTGTGTTCCCCTCCCCTACAACTCCTGACAACATGCAACGACTGGACTCCATGGACGAGGCTGAGCTGTCTGAAAGATTCAGAGAGGTCGCAGATACTTTCTGCCGCTTCATTTTCCAGGAGAGCCGTACGAAGACTGTTATAGGGGGACACACATTGACCGGAGAGA TGGCACATGTTTTTCCTCACACCTGTCTGATTGCAGTGCTGGGGCACTTGGTCACCACCTATGTGGAGACCATAGCCAAAGGCAATGTGCCTTGTCTGGAGAATGCTGTGTTGGCCATGGCTAAAATTGAGAACCAGGCTGCTGTGGATGAGGGCCTGGCGGTGTACCAGGAGGGAATGGAGGATGTGAAGGCCTTATTCCCGGTGGACATCAATCAGCTGTCAGAGAACCAGCTTTGCTCAGAGGCCCAGGCCAGACAGGCGTTTATGAAGCGATCCTTCAAAGACGAAAATGGGGAATTCTTGAAAGCTCTTGCG GAGGCCATTGGCAACCACAACGTCAACCTTTTCAAACAGAACAAGGATGCCTCTGAGAAGAAGTGCAAGGCCCTTCTGGAGAATCTGTCTGCTCTGATGGATCAGTGGGTGAAGAAGGGGACGTACACCACACCAGGAGGCTATGAGCTTTACTGCAATCACCATGACAACATAGTGGCACAGTACCGGGCCGAGCCCAACAAAGGAGTCAGG GCTGAGGAGGTTCTGGAGCAGTTCCTGAAGGGAAAGAGTGCAGAGTCCAACTCCATCCTGCAAGCTGACAAAAAAATGACTGAAAAAGAGAAGGAAATCCAAG CTGAGAAGATGAAAACAGCTGAGCTGGAGCACGAGAAGGCAGCATTCAAGGAGCAACAGGCAGAGATGGAGCGCACCATTGAGAACAATCGCATTCGCCAGGAGAAGTACTTGAAGGAGAagatggagaaggagaagaagcaAGAGCAGCAGGAGTTCAACAGGACCCTGGACCGCAGGATGCAGGAGCAGAAAGATCTCCTGGAGAAGGGCCATAAGGAGAAGGCTGAGCTGATGAGACAAGAGATCTTGGAGATTAAGAAGAATAATCAATTGGAAAGGGAAGCCAATGCCCAGAATCAGAAGGCTCTGCAGGAATTATTCAAGCAGCAGGCTGAgggacagagtagagagagggaaatGTTCATGAGGGACCTCAACAATAGATCACAGGCCCCCGCTCAAGTTGTTGAACGACTTGTTCCTCAACAGCCCTGTATCCTAATGTGA